From a region of the Torulaspora globosa chromosome 7, complete sequence genome:
- the UTP22 gene encoding rRNA-processing protein UTP22 (ancestral locus Anc_3.426) yields MSSVKRRASQIEDIAQDTLSRKKLIEIKEDNKVRVDDKTPEHDESEHSGEDSDGETQNTVRASTTAAQDIHIAKETAELFQSNIFKLQIDELMQQVKLKDSHILKMEKVLHMLHDMINEVPDWEEKTMAEADAYFKGKIIKIPFVDPKPDFEQTNYKVNYKRPEILLIGSFALKAGISQPSGSTVDVLLTMPEELFEKKDFLNFRCLHKRSVYLAYLTHHLLILIKRKKLDDLLQLEYSYFNGDSLLPVLKISCKGSDNPAKAEYNFYKTKFSINLIIGFPYKIFDAKKLLPNRNCIRVAHQEADVSLPATPLYNFSVLSSTTYEAYLKFLYKTKKQTESFKEAAKLGRLWLQQRGFSSKMAHSGGLGGFGTFEFMVLMSALLNGGGLSGNKILLHGFSSYQLFKGTIKMLATTDLCQHNHLEFHSDASAPSRVIEEGFQIPTLYDKTTKVNILSKMSISSYEILKMYAKETMSMLNNVVQDQFSNIFLTNINKIENVKYDFCYDLQLPVNGKNDPEFLLNSKFGPMEKIRFITLENFLVNKIANVIKIALGDRVKFVEIELDGQKDTFPITKRKIYHGSGNYLNLESVKINIINNPAESEKLVTKGPVHLEEPTPEAIAFKNFWGPKASLRRFKDGSITHCCIWSTSSSEPIISSILGYVLKKHISEQASIKSDTTKYFQNLLPLPNLPASSKISVLNLTSFYNIKKSFDDLYRLIFEIELPLSLKSILPVGTAFRYTSLCQPVPFAYSDPDFFQEVILEFETSPKWPDEIMSLEKSKAALLLKIQSELESKHNGKYKCFFTRDESIPNNLDITLLNILTPEGFGFKIRVLTERDEVLYLRAISNARQELKPELEKTFLKFTARYLASIRHTRTIESISHSYQFYSPVVRLFKKWLDSHLLLGHLNDELAELLAIKPFVNHAPYSIPGSVENGFLKVLKFISEWNWKEEPLVLDLTRPDDEFESVDEQGENGLDAATLNKLSEKLSLAQYKGIQSNFTNLRNGDPNGLHLQFFVASKNDPSGILYSTGILLPIATRLTALAKVAINLIKTHGVNKQTIDLLFTPALKDYDFVLSLKTPVPLKSSSGIANASEFKNITNDQSSRNFPSDLSQLSERMDPTFHLVKYLNMKYRNSIIFSSHRYIGVHGADKGDKNVVTGLIKPLFKKNQKFRVNSDCNVEPVDDQNVKLNKNAIFHEIAAFSKELAVKFESQ; encoded by the coding sequence ATGTCGAGCGTGAAGAGGAGAGCTTCACAAATAGAAGACATAGCGCAGGACACCTTgtcgaggaagaagctTATAGAGATAAAAGAGGACAACAAAGTGCGTGTTGATGATAAAACGCCAGAGCATGATGAATCAGAACATAGCGGCGAAGATTCCGATGGCGAGACGCAGAATACTGTAAGAGCTTCAACTACGGCAGCACAGGATATTCATATTGCTAAAGAGACGGCAGAGCTATTCCAGTCgaacatcttcaagttGCAGATAGATGAGTTAATGCAACAAgtgaagctgaaggactctcatatcttgaagatggaAAAAGTTCTACATATGTTGCATGATATGATTAATGAAGTACCAGATTGGGAGGAGAAGACAATGGCAGAAGCGGATGCATATTTTAAGGGGAAAATAATCAAGATACCTTTTGTCGACCCAAAGCCTGATTTCGAGCAAACAAATTACAAGGTAAATTACAAGAGACCAGAGATTTTATTGATTGGTTCGTTCGCACTGAAAGCTGGAATAAGCCAACCATCTGGATCGACTGTGGATGTGTTGTTGACGATGCCTGAGGAGCTGTTTGAGAAAAAAGATTTTTTGAATTTTAGGTGTTTGCACAAGAGAAGCGTTTACTTGGCGTATTTGACACATCATCTATTGATTTTgatcaagaggaagaagttggaTGATTTGCTGCAGTTAGAGTATTCATATTTCAATGGCGACAGCCTGCTACCGGTTTTaaagatctcttgcaaGGGTTCCGATAATCCAGCTAAGGCAGAATACAATTTTTACAAGACCAAGTTCTCCATCAATCTAATAATCGGATTCCCTtacaagatcttcgatgCTAAGAAATTACTTCCCAATAGGAACTGTATCCGAGTGgctcatcaagaagctgatgtATCTCTGCCTGCCACACCACTTTACAATTTTTCTGTTCTATCTTCCACCACCTACGAAGCATACCTAAAGTTTCTGTACAAAACTAAGAAACAAACAGAGTCCTTCAAAGAGGCTGCTAAACTGGGACGATTATGGCTTCAACAGCGtggattttcttcaaaaatggCACATTCAGGAGGCTTAGGGGGCTTCGGTACCTTCGAATTTATGGTATTAATGTCAGCTCTGCTAAACGGAGGTGGTTTGAGCGGTAATAAAATTCTTCTGCATGGTTTTTCATCATATCAACTTTTTAAGGGCACAATTAAAATGCTCGCGACGACAGATCTTTGCCAGCATAATCATTTGGAATTCCATTCTGATGCATCGGCCCCTTCCAGAGTTATTGAGGAAGGATTTCAAATCCCAACGCTCTACGATAAAACTACAAAAGTCAACATCCTCAGTAAAATGTCTATCTCATCTTATGAGATACTGAAAATGTACGCCAAAGAGACTATGTCAATGCTCAATAACGTGGTGCAGGATCAATTCTCCAATATTTTCTTAACAAATATCAATAAAATTGAAAATGTCAAGTACGATTTCTGTTATGATCTACAGCTACCAGTTAATGGGAAGAATGACCCAGAGTTTTTATTGAATTCTAAATTCGGTCCGATGGAAAAGATAAGGTTCATTACCTTGGAGAATTTTCTTGTGAATAAGATTGCTAATGTCATCAAAATCGCCCTGGGTGACAGGGTCAAGTTCGTTGAAATCGAGCTTGATGGCCAGAAAGACACGTTTCCTATTACCAAAAGGAAGATTTACCACGGTTCAGGCAATTATCTGAACTTGGAATCAGTCAAGATCAACATAATCAACAATCCGGCAGAGAGTGAAAAGCTTGTAACAAAAGGACCAGTACATCTGGAGGAGCCAACACCAGAGGCAATTGCGTTCAAGAATTTTTGGGGTCCAAAAGCTTCGTTGCGTCGCTTCAAAGACGGATCAATTACGCATTGTTGCATATGGAGTACATCATCTTCCGAGCCTAttatttcatcaatcttGGGTTacgttttgaagaagcacaTATCAGAGCAGGCAAGCATCAAAAGTGATACAACGAAATATTTCCAAAACTTATTACCATTACCAAACTTACCAGCTAGCTCTAAGATATCAGTTTTGAACCTGACAAGTTTTTacaacatcaagaaatcattTGATGATCTCTATCGACTCATTTTTGAGATCGAATTGCCTCTCTCCTTAAAGTCCATTTTACCAGTTGGGACAGCATTCAGGTATACCTCCCTATGCCAACCAGTTCCTTTTGCGTATTCAGACCCTGACTTTTTCCAAGAGGTCATATTGGAATTCGAGACCTCCCCCAAATGGCCTGACGAGATCATGTCACTTGAGAAGTCAAAGGCTGCTTTGCTGCTAAAAATCCAATCCGAGCTAGAGTCCAAACACAATGGCAAGTACAAATGTTTCTTCACTCGAGATGAGTCTATTCCCAATAATTTGGACATTACCTTATTGAATATCCTAACTCCGGAAGGTTTTGGTTTCAAAATAAGAGTCTTAACTGAGCGTGACGAGGTTCTCTACCTACGGGCCATATCCAATGCCAGACAAGAACTAAAGCCCGAGCTTGAAAAAACATTCCTAAAGTTTACAGCCAGGTATCTGGCTTCCATAAGACACACAAGAACAATTGAAAGTATCTCGCACTCCTATCAATTTTACTCTCCAGTTGTTCGATTATTCAAGAAATGGCTTGATTCCCATTTACTTCTGGGGCATCTCAACGACGAATTAGCTGAGTTATTAGCGATAAAGCCATTTGTGAACCATGCTCCATATTCTATTCCAGGTTCCGTGGAAAACGGTTTTCtgaaagtcttgaagtttATCAGCGAGTGGAATTGGAAAGAGGAGCCACTGGTCCTGGATCTAACACGACCAGATGACGAGTTCGAATCGGTTGATGAGCAAGGTGAGAACGGACTTGATGCGGCCACTTTGAACAAGCTGTCTGAGAAACTGTCCCTAGCTCAGTATAAGGGAATTCAATCCAATTTCACAAATCTCCGCAATGGAGATCCCAACGggcttcatcttcagttTTTCGTGGCCTCCAAAAACGATCCCAGCGGTATCCTCTACTCTACTGGTATCCTGTTACCTATTGCCACCAGACTGACAGCACTGGCGAAGGTTGCAATCAACCTAATTAAAACTCACGGCGTAAATAAGCAAACGATCGATTTGCTGTTCACCCCTGCCTTGAAGGATTACGATTTTGTTCTCAGTCTCAAGACCCCAGTACCTTTGAAGTCCTCATCGGGTATTGCCAACGCTTCAGAATTCAAAAACATAACGAATGACCAATCGTCCCGCAACTTCCCATCAGACCTTTCTCAGTTATCTGAAAGAATGGATCCAACTTTCCATCTGGTAAAGTACCTTAACATGAAATATAGGAATAGCATCATATTCTCCAGTCACAGATACATCGGTGTCCACGGGGCGGACAAGGGAGATAAGAACGTCGTTACTGGACTGATAAAGCcgttgttcaagaagaatcaaaagTTCAGAGTCAACTCAGATTGCAATGTCGAGCCCGTCGATGATCAGAACGTTaaattgaacaagaacGCAATATTCCATGAGATTGCAGCCTTCTCAAAGGAACTTGCAGTCAAGTTTGAAAGTCAGTAG
- the SNT1 gene encoding Snt1p (ancestral locus Anc_1.141), with the protein MSHPPPSKKRYYYSNGGPNHMMRYGSSFPKKSYAGNGGYGMLPSGSTPAAIPAAASEIPRPSRYDPSSPSRPVSSRNPGSRYNPEVEVETQPFAGDPHMKPSGSRYSGSRYNQGQAQQARPRSMEMAKKDSSYGYPMAGGNGPANASLNTASGYYSRSNKWRSQSFSNLNMDHYDNYSGSAARPPFWKSQKSKFTTVPPSSQGPRRTTPSPTIASSGHFSRFNGSSSRRESGDESEVIPEINGLDARDENPHSLGSSLINSVAETTRKVEKEHAANLKRTSLDKSTFLPSKEPPKATEDEELEKTSPETAKEVSKPLKKTSEMWSSSGTSLNELKELVNEDSEKQRIEEEPIFHKEPSKIYDDYEFIYEPDLLKTDLKKLSPQEPKVGYSIPIKPLDKCIFPLSKAETRLWELKNQSREKVIEKQRYLLRQPIKAVSSYPFIQQNLLIHRQALRPLLCRKIASVKRYEYLRKLQLKKQFSDLQATWVENCEQIDEMSRKMRKEELERKRQEELEEKEREMNERKLSERNSGISGSSRRRNRADFVDDAEIENVLLQIDPDYKHHQQAADIPPMIINPVERYTLKLKNVNNLVTDKHLWASRILKDGVDTFTQNEHELFVEGYLTYPKKFGKISQFMGGLRSPEECVLHYYKSKNTVGYKKLLNDKNKKRQKGATAKRRKKKERSSEVDVEISTSNNEADTSVRNADINKETTVVTSPEDKNIVSMHEKPFKQMEQVVIKIPETQDMSNNMSAKVPRKEQRTVDEEAVKSQKDEQKLAEGNSNNMAHQKPYPLSPMPDKSDIDASGLKKRAHDGDGIFTNAEKTILDEQPPTDNNTDSANEQPPRVAESIEQPSDSQRSEISNDDNLQRKRHKSSADHKSSYWSVKEANLFPELLKQFGSQWSLISEKLGTKSTTMVRNYYQRNAAQLGWKSIVEEADFRRNATSSGSVQQSQILIQAEQNSLQTSNGIPPQQRPALGFFSNQAPSEKKLPDITTASQLYTHKSNRDSFSQALTPTSTLPPPRLPSIQLPGTVPAESTKIEPLNQPLQLSPSPTENLLCKQEKPAGAVSSIMSILNTDDKKQSYVPPLVLQSTNQVPHFGQLQHSQPTSAVRPSVGKVVVQDLQNSSSSSPENRRSSSISSLLNPEHQQLLRAQPQTTLPRRALDKGSLACPPPLAQPQQTNFNFAVDPLGALAAIASESLLPPQAPKPSGNQGNNT; encoded by the coding sequence ATGTCGCATCCTCCTCcctcgaagaagagatatTATTATTCGAATGGTGGTCCCAACCATATGATGAGGTACGGAAGTTCGTTTCCGAAGAAGAGCTACGCGGGAAACGGCGGCTACGGGATGCTACCTAGCGGTAGCACCCCGGCCGCGATCCCGGCCGCAGCCAGCGAGATCCCGAGGCCGTCCCGATACGATCCCAGCTCTCCCAGTAGACCGGTGTCGAGCAGAAATCCAGGTAGCCGGTACAATCCAGAGGTAGAGGTCGAAACACAGCCATTTGCAGGGGACCCACATATGAAACCGTCTGGTTCCCGTTATTCCGGGAGCAGATATAACCAGGGTCAGGCCCAGCAGGCGAGGCCGAGATCGATGGagatggccaagaaggactCTTCTTATGGCTATCCGATGGCCGGCGGTAATGGGCCCGCAAACGCCAGTCTCAATACAGCCAGCGGTTACTACTCCCGAAGCAACAAATGGAGGTCACAGAGTTTTTCGAATTTAAATATGGATCATTACGACAATTACAGTGGCTCTGCGGCGAGGCCGCCTTTTTGGAAATCTCAAAAGAGTAAATTTACAACTGTCCCCCCGTCATCACAGGGCCCTAGGAGGACTACACCATCACCTACTATTGCTTCCTCAGGTCATTTCAGTCGGTTCAACGGATCGTCGTCTCGTAGAGAAAGCGGTGACGAGTCAGAGGTTATACCCGAGATAAATGGGTTAGACGCCAGAGATGAGAACCCACATTCTTTGGGATCCAGCTTGATTAATTCAGTTGCGGAGACAACTCGGAAAGTGGAAAAAGAACATGCAGCGAATCTCAAACGGACGAGTCTAGACAAATCGACTTTCCTTCCGTCCAAAGAGCCACCAAAGGCcactgaagatgaagaattggagaaAACATCGCCTGAAACTGCTAAAGAAGTGTCTAAACCGCTTAAGAAAACATCCGAAATGTGGTCGTCTTCAGGTACGTCCCTAAATGAGCTAAAGGAATTAGTGAACGAGGATTCAGAAAAGCAGCggattgaagaagaaccCATTTTCCATAAGGAACCATCAAAGATTTATGACGATTACGAATTCATTTATGAGCCAGACCTCCTCAAAacagatttgaaaaaattaTCACCACAAGAACCAAAGGTTGGCTATAGCATACCCATAAAGCCACTTGACAAATGCATTTTTCCACTCTCCAAAGCTGAAACGAGACTCTGGGAACTTAAGAATCAATCAAGGGAAAAAGTCATTGAGAAAcaaagatatcttctcCGGCAGCCCATTAAAGCCGTCAGCTCATATCCCTTCATCCAACAAAATCTTCTTATCCATAGACAAGCTCTGCGACCACTTCTTTGCCGGAAGATCGCATCTGTAAAAAGATATGAATATCTGAGGAAGTTACAACTCAAGAAGCAGTtttctgatcttcaagcgaCCTGGGTTGAAAATTGCGAGcaaattgatgaaatgaGCAGGAAAATGAGGAAAGAAGAGTTGGAGCGTAAGAGGCAAGAGGAGTTAGAGGAAAAAGAGCGAGAAATGAACGAGCGAAAGCTATCAGAGCGTAATTCAGGAATATCCGGATCGTCACGAAGACGCAATAGGGCGGATTTTGTGGACGACgcagagatcgaaaatGTTTTACTTCAAATTGACCCGGACTACAAACATCATCAACAAGCTGCAGATATACCCCCAATGATAATAAATCCTGTGGAAAGATATACTTTGAAACTGAAGAATGTCAACAATCTCGTCACGGACAAACATCTATGGGCCTCAAGGATCTTGAAGGATGGTGTAGACACTTTTACCCAGAATGAACACGAGCTCTTTGTGGAGGGTTACTTAACATACCCGAAAAAGTTTGGCAAGATTTCTCAATTTATGGGAGGCCTAAGGTCCCCAGAGGAATGCGTTCTGCACTACTACAAAAGTAAGAATACCGTCGGTTACAAGAAACTGCTAAATGAtaagaacaagaagagacagaagGGTGCAACAGCCAAACGTCGCaaaaagaaagaaagaagctctgAAGTAGATGTTGAAATATCAACTTCCAACAATGAAGCTGATACTTCAGTGCGCAACGCAGATATCAATAAGGAGACTACTGTCGTTACATCCCCTGAAGATAAGAACATTGTCAGTATGCATGAGAAACCGTTCAAACAGATGGAGCAAGTAGTAATTAAAATTCCAGAAACTCAAGATATGAGCAATAACATGAGTGCGAAGGTACCGCGAAAAGAACAGAGAACAGtagatgaagaagcagtcAAAAGTCAAAAGGATGAGCAAAAATTGGCGGAAGGTAATAGCAACAACATGGCTCACCAAAAGCCCTATCCACTCTCCCCTATGCCAGACAAAAGTGATATAGATGCGTCTGggctgaagaaaagagctCATGATGGCGATGGCATCTTCACCAATGCGGAGAAAACCATATTGGATGAGCAGCCGCCTACAGATAACAATACAGATTCAGCTAATGAGCAGCCACCCAGAGTCGCAGAAAGTATCGAACAGCCAAGTGATTCGCAGCGTTCCGAGATTTCAAATGATGacaaccttcaaagaaaaagacATAAGAGCAGTGCTGATCACAAATCGAGTTATTGGAGTGTGAAGGAGGCAAATCTGTTCCCTGAATTGCTGAAACAGTTTGGCTCACAGTGGTCACTCATCTCAGAGAAGCTGGGAACCAAGTCGACAACTATGGTGCGAAACTACTACCAAAGAAATGCCGCACAGCTCGGATGGAAATCCATAGTCGAAGAGGCTGATTTCAGGCGGAACGCAACGAGCTCCGGTTCTGTTCAGCAATCTCAGATTCTAATCCAGGCGGAGCAAAATTCTTTACAAACATCCAATGGAATCCCGCCCCAGCAGAGGCCTGCTTTAGGATTCTTTTCAAACCAAGCACCGTCTGAGAAAAAGCTACCAGATATCACAACCGCCTCTCAACTTTACACACACAAGTCCAATAGAGACTCATTTTCGCAGGCTTTAACTCCCACCAGCACTCTACCACCACCTAGATTGCCTTCCATCCAATTGCCTGGTACTGTGCCTGCAGAATCGACGAAAATTGAACCACTGAACCAGCCACTACAACTATCTCCATCTCCTACTGAAAATTTACTATGCAAGCAGGAAAAGCCAGCAGGCGCCGTCTCATCCATCATGAGTATTCTGAATACCGatgacaagaaacaaaGCTATGTTCCTCCTCTGGTCCTCCAATCGACAAATCAGGTTCCACATTTCGGTCAGCTGCAGCACAGCCAACCGACAAGCGCCGTCCGTCCCAGTGTGGGAAAAGTTGTCGTGCAGGATCTGCAGaactcttcctcatcttcaccGGAAAATCGTCGTTCAAGCTCGATTTCCTCACTTCTGAATCCCGagcaccagcagctgctACGCGCTCAACCGCAGACAACCCTTCCACGCAGAGCTTTAGATAAAGGCTCGCTGGCCTGTCCTCCTCCGCTTGCTCAGCCTCAGCAAACTAACTTCAATTTCGCAGTGGATCCATTGGGCGCCCTAGCGGCCATAGCTTCAGAATCTTTGCTTCCTCCTCAAGCACCCAAACCGAGCGGCAACCAAGGCAACAATACTTAG
- the NNF2 gene encoding Nnf2p (ancestral locus Anc_3.425) yields the protein MKRHSSRPIDDSQPIAFAKKHRFKDTLALFIVFLSFNHFASLCLLTSFVIATRFRNFLTNSFIALFLSKKPSPPMAEVSHVDDNIDVRYPVNGNDKKQSKLPSWRVKHSLSLPLLISEILVATILKLYGENYFLKPIENLALSILASSMINDPKDCLSYATSCSVLYAMALHVYQKVGIIQRFGGSSTPSDLGITFPTSLFKPSMPQDKGAADTGSFVQCQVMSWLSRYGRHLLYYVSFHVVVFQFSQSTLSQHYDDDKQKSCKKSVSLKSEPNKGSGQRVSSLCTAKNASENPNVNSALQHQQQTFAERLGSNSTSQDSNSSMAFPNGFLNYAKKSNKGKQRLPYFTGVVSQYEAFEASLRYESQDNSQTMATNVTIPSPTNSQGSDKVENIYTNQFYDVKVEFGANRETRNLKLDVTVTSNLENFIRHLFKRKNQHLIPPLWSIVVTLKTTNFEKRYLKESKEVTLTPSNSGVASENDSSDGSITPTASNSNICDEQASESVFNKLQSSKTMALIAQTAFDDYAQLHIVATNDNIFKKDDKDYKVCIVEIASNSITFHIENLHEGELIVLVNGVIWSEVSCALILEHEGEELVVVGGLVPSCPYDIQFINRLRQMEDYLISDLMVRTVGVKDATEKFEAIDFSFPSYYHRKFLSPLLTLKHSVLTTNTNLAEGRVKLKKTKKEVSKKLNGLRQDIDHYKSKISQNATNDEKNASKVESLKTAHQQTEATLCKLEDHLQRLTNEEFKLEEEYLTQKDTHLRRQMEYSKLQESFDNTLKEAELKRSKLEQELNQLNSKKEKLFAKRERLQREVNQNTVEFENLKSQFVSKREKDRVRRSELRAREANELEMVIKGLEQDISRLEGENGNLQKDARGM from the coding sequence atgaagcGACATTCTTCTCGCCCAATTGATGACAGCCAGCCCATCGCATTTGCAAAAAAGCATAGATTCAAGGATACCCTTGCACTATTTATTGTCTTTTTGAGTTTCAATCATTTTGCATCACTATGTTTATTGACATCGTTCGTTATTGCCACTAGGTTCCGCAACTTTCTGACAAACTCTTTCATTGCATTATTTCTATCCAAAAAGCCATCACCGCCGATGGCTGAAGTATCACATGTTGATGATAACATAGATGTGAGGTATCCGGTTAATGGGAATGACAAGAAGCAGTCAAAACTGCCCAGCTGGCGGGTAAAACACAGCTTGTCATTGCCATTGTTGATAAGTGAGATATTGGTAGCCACAATTTTGAAATTATACGGTGAAAATTATTTTTTGAAGCCTATTGAGAACCTAGCATTGTCAATATTGGCATCTTCGATGATTAACGATCCTAAAGACTGTCTAAGCTATGCCACGTCATGCTCTGTGCTTTATGCTATGGCTTTGCACGTCTACCAAAAAGTCGGTATCATCCAGCGTTTTGGCGGATCTTCTACGCCATCTGATCTCGGTATTACTTTCCCCACTTCACTGTTTAAACCTTCTATGCCACAAGACAAGGGCGCAGCGGACACAGGCTCCTTTGTGCAGTGCCAAGTAATGTCGTGGCTCAGCAGATATGGACGACATTTACTTTACTATGTTTCCTTCCATGTTGTTGTCTTTCAGTTTAGTCAAAGCACACTGAGCCAACACTACGATGACGATAAACAGAAAAGCTGCAAGAAGTCCGTTTCCCTTAAGAGCGAACCAAATAAAGGTTCAGGGCAGAGAGTTTCATCCTTATGCACAGCGAAAAATGCTTCGGAAAATCCTAATGTTAATAGTGCGCTACAACACCAGCAGCAAACCTTTGCTGAAAGGCTAGGCTCTAATTCGACAAGCCAAGACTCGAATAGTTCGATGGCTTTTCCAAACGGTTTTCTAAACTACGCTAAGAAGAGCAACAAAGGCAAGCAAAGATTGCCATATTTTACTGGTGTGGTGAGCCAATACGAAGCCTTCGAGGCCTCTTTAAGGTATGAAAGCCAGGATAATTCCCAGACCATGGCTACAAATGTCACAATACCTTCCCCGACAAACTCCCAAGGATCTGATAAGGTAGAGAATATCTATACTAACCAATTTTACGATGTTAAAGTTGAATTTGGAGCAAACAGGGAAACCCGCAATCTGAAATTAGATGTCACTGTTACGAGTAACTTGGAGAACTTTATCCGtcatcttttcaagagaaaaaatcagCATTTGATCCCACCTTTATGGTCAATCGTCGTCACTTTGAAGACGACTAACTTCGAGAAAAGATACTtaaaagaaagcaaagaagtGACTTTGACGCCGTCTAATTCTGGGGTGGCATCAGAAAATGACAGCTCAGATGGTAGTATAACCCCCACAGCTTCTAACAGCAATATATGTGATGAACAAGCATCAGAGAGTGTTTTCAACAAGCttcaatcttcaaaaacaatGGCTCTAATCGCTCAAACCGCATTTGACGATTACGCTCAATTGCACATCGTGGCAACTAATGAcaatatcttcaaaaaaGATGACAAGGATTACAAAGTTTGCATTGTTGAGATTGCTAGCAACTCGATTACCTTTCATATTGAAAATCTTCATGAAGGGGAACTTATCGTGCTAGTGAACGGCGTCATATGGTCCGAGGTTTCGTGTGCTCTCATACTAGAGCATGAGGGGGAAGAActggttgttgttggcgGCTTAGTACCTTCCTGTCCTTATGATATTCAGTTTATCAATAGGCTTCGTCAAATGGAGGATTATTTGATCTCAGACTTGATGGTTAGAACAGTGGGCGTAAAAGATGCGACGGAAAAGTTCGAAGCGATTGATTTCAGCTTCCCATCCTACTACCACAGAAAATTTTTATCACCTCTGCTCACTTTAAAGCATTCCGTTTTGACTACCAACACTAACTTAGCTGAAGGCCGTGTCAAATTGAaaaagacgaagaaagaagtcagcaagaaattgaatgGACTCAGGCAGGACATTGACCATTATAAGAGCAAGATATCCCAGAACGCGACTAacgatgagaagaatgcTTCAAAAGTGGAGAGCTTAAAGACAGCTCACCAACAGACCGAGGCTACGTTATGTAAACTGGAGGATCATTTGCAAAGGCTTACAAATGAAGAATTCAAGCTTGAGGAAGAGTATTTGACACAAAAGGATACTCATTTAAGGAGACAGATGGAGTATAGTAAGCTCCAAGAGTCGTTTGATAAcactttgaaagaggcCGAACTGAAACGCTCCAAACTAGAGCAAGAACTTAACCAGCTAAACAGCAAAAAGGAGAAGCTGTTCGCTAAGCGAGAGCGGCTGCAAAGAGAAGTCAATCAAAACACAGTAGAGTTTGAGAATTTGAAATCTCAGTTCGTGTCcaaaagagagaaggaTAGAGTGAGAAGAAGCGAACTCAGAGCTCGCGAGGCCAACGAGCTCGAAATGGTTATAAAGGGTTTAGAGCAAGACATCAGCCGCCTCGAGGGAGAGAACGgcaatcttcaaaaggaTGCCCGCGGTATGTAA